The stretch of DNA AACAATTTATAACAATATGGAAATGAACATGACTAACAAAATGGCTACTTTAACAGAACCAGTCTATTTATCAGGCATTTTGTCCACGAGTCTTTCAAACAGATTTAAAaacctctctgttttctcctctgattcTGCGTGTCTCCTCTGTTCATTAGCTGATTCTGCTTGCAGGAAGTCCAGTATTTGCTGGTTGGcgttccttttcctctttcttgGGGATGGGGTTGGAGTGGCGGTTAGGGTGGTGGATGGTGTAGCTGGATTGGTGGAAGAGACTGGGGTTGGAGTGGCGGCTGTGGTTGGAGTGGTGGATGGTGTAGTGGGAGGATTGGTGGAAGAAGCTGGGACTGACTCAGGTAGGTCCTCCCAGGGGGATTCGGCATATGGTGTGACAATGGCCTGTTGGGGACAAAAATAATTCTGAGATCATATTGTAAAGTTATTGGCTAGTTTTGGAAAATGTTATAATTCCTACTCCATTCACCTTACCATTAGCAAGGCTGTGGGGTCCTCCTCAGCTGGCCTGAAGGAAGCCACGATGACTGGGGGATCAATTGCTGGCCTTCCACCCAAAATGGCATGCATTTCTGCATAATACGTTGACGCAGTTTTCTCCCCGCTGTCTGTGCCAGAGCCCGTCCTTGGCACTTTTAGGTCCTACAATAgcaaccaaacacacaaacacacacacacagtgaaattgATTTTTGTAATAGGAGTTGTAGGTTACAGGATAAAGACACGAAACATATCTATGCAAATAATTACCTTATAACGCTTCTTTAAATTTTCCCACTTTTTGCTGGCCTGCTTGTGGGTGATTTGACCCTCCAGGCCCAGCTCGTTCACTGCTTGCCTGTAAACATATATTATGGGCATGTAGTTAGGGTCGATAGCTTTATCAGATATGATTTGTACAATCTGGTCACTCACTCCCACAGGCTTTTGGTGGCGaattttgttttaagaaaacTGGCATCATTGGCTGCCCTAAAGCGGATGAGGCCAAAGGTCTTCTCTTGAGTCCCTAAAAAGACAGTTGTCATGAGAACAGGACATTTGTTTTCAATGTTCAATATGATAGGCTACGACCCGATATGTGTCCACAGCGTTTCTGTAACTTTTGCGAGTTTTCGCTTCTGAATCTGAACGTGTAACTCAGGTTTCTCTGTACTCATTACGCCTTGTTATCAAGAATATTTGAAGCCTGGATAAGCACGAAACATCTGCTTGTATACACCGAGACACACACCCCCGGTCATGGGCAGACTCTTGCGAAGCACTCGGCATATTTACGAACGTCGTCAAATAACGATTTTCAAAACTGTAACTTAACA from Sparus aurata chromosome 9, fSpaAur1.1, whole genome shotgun sequence encodes:
- the LOC115587445 gene encoding proline-rich receptor-like protein kinase PERK2 — protein: MHAILGGRPAIDPPVIVASFRPAEEDPTALLMAIVTPYAESPWEDLPESVPASSTNPPTTPSTTPTTAATPTPVSSTNPATPSTTLTATPTPSPRKRKRNANQQILDFLQAESANEQRRHAESEEKTERFLNLFERLVDKMPDK